The Canis lupus dingo isolate Sandy chromosome 26, ASM325472v2, whole genome shotgun sequence genome has a segment encoding these proteins:
- the LOC125753748 gene encoding immunoglobulin lambda-like polypeptide 5 produces MRPGTGQVGAQAPWGQSPGPKPGWPLLLLGLAVGAHGRLPPTTAAPPGSAPGPRAPGGSSSRSLWDRFLFWPGPHGAGPRCWPGGFWPETQSPWFVFSEGIELTVLGQPKASPSVTLFLPLSGELGADKATLVCLISDFYPSGVTVAWKADGSPVTQGVETTKPSRQSNNKYAASSYLSLTPDKWKSHSSFSCLVTHEGSTVEKKVAPAECL; encoded by the exons ATGAGGCCGGGGACAGGTCAGGTGGGCGCTCAGGCGCCCTGGGGGCAGAGCCCGGGTCCCAAGCCCGGCTGgcccctgctgctgctgggcctggCTGTGGGTGCCCACGGCCGGCTGCCCCCCACGACAGCAGCGCCACCGGGCAGCGCCCCAGGCCCTAGAGCCCCAGGAGGAAGCAGCTCTCGGAGCCTGTGGGACAG GTTCCTGTTCTGGCCTGGCCCCCATGGGGCAGGCCCCAGGTGCTGGCCCGGTGGGTTTTGGCCCGAAACTCAGTCACCCTGGTTTGTGTTCAGTGAAGGAATCGAGCTCACCGTCCTAG GTCAGCCCAAGGCCTCCCCCTCGGTCACGCTCTTCCTGCCACTTTCGGGGGAGCTCGGCGCCGACAAGGCCACCCTGGTGTGCCTCATCAGCGACTTCTACCCCAGCGGCGTGACGGTGGCCTGGAAGGCAGACGGCAGCCCCGTCACCCAGGGCGTGGAGACCACCAAGCCCTCCAGGCAGAGCAACAACAAGTACGCGGCCAGCAGCTACCTGAGCCTGACGCCTGACAAGTGGAAATCTCACAGCAGCTTCAGCTGCCTGGTCACGCACGAGGGGAGCACCGTGGAGAAGAAGGTGGCCCCCGCAGAGTGCCTGTAG